CGTCAGGATTCGGCACGAACTGGACCTCGCCCCCCTTCCCCTTGTGCGAGAAGGGATCGTTCACCGTGATCGGCGGTTCCAGGCGGTCAAAGGCGTGGGTGGCCCCCGGATAGACCTTGACGGTCACGCACCGCCGGGCGGCTTCGGGCAGGTTCGCCACCATCTTGGGGCAGGTGTCCGGGTCGTCGTAGGTGTCGAGTTCGCCCGTCTGGATCAGGACCGGGGCACCCGTGAGCGCGCTGAAGTCGTACCCCGGCACGGTGTTGTAGACCCAGCCCACCGGGTAGAAGGCGGCGTGGGCGGCGAATTTCGGTCCACCGGGGAGGAAGCTCCGAGTATAGGGTTCGGTCGCGGTGAGCATCGTGACCACGCCGCCCCAGGAAAACCCCAGGATGCCTATGCGATTCGGGTCGATCTCGGGGCGCCCCGCCAGGTACCGCAGGGCACCGTAGGCGTCGGGCAGCGTCTCGGGCACGCCGCGTGGACGGCCCGCCGCGCCGCCCACCAGGCCCCGTGCTCCCCACAGGTCGATTTCCAGCGTGGCGATCCCCGCCCGGCCCAGCGCGTCCGCGTAGAAGGCTCCCCGGCTGTCGATGCCCGCCGACCCGTGGACGATCACCACCGCCGGAACCTGGCCCTGAGTGTTCACGGGCAGCCGCAACTGGGCCGCCACCGTGAGGGGTTGTTGCGGGTCGGCCGAGGGGAAGCTGACGTAATAGATTCGGGGCAGGGTGCCCCCGTGGGCGAGGGACCGGGACATGGGACGACCTCCTGGGATGGAGCTTCAAGCCTAACATCCCGCTGCAATTGGTCCCCCCTTTCCCGAGGAAAGCACAGGGCAACTGCAACGTCCGGTTTTGGGAGTGCTCGGCCCGATCAACCCCTCAGTCAGCGTTGCTGACAGCTCCCCTTGAGGGGAGCCGGGGACGCTCTTTGCCCTCCAGAGAGCCAATGTCATTGCCTCCCTTTAAGGGGAGGTGGCCCGCAGGGCCGGAGGGGTTAAGTGCGGGGTGGCCCTTGAGGAAAGCAGCGGCTTCTCTGTTCTCGCCCCAGAGAGGTCAGCCCCGGCCCGGGACGATCAGGCCGCTTTCCCTGACACCGCTTTCCCTGACGCTGTCCTCCGTCACGCCGGGGGCGAGGGCGCCGTGCAGGAGCAGGCTGAAGCGGTCCTGCCAGTCGCGCAGCACCTCGCGCTGGTCGCGGTGGCCGCCGTGCAGCAGCGCCAGCAGGCAGGCG
The window above is part of the Deinococcus metallilatus genome. Proteins encoded here:
- a CDS encoding dienelactone hydrolase family protein, coding for MSRSLAHGGTLPRIYYVSFPSADPQQPLTVAAQLRLPVNTQGQVPAVVIVHGSAGIDSRGAFYADALGRAGIATLEIDLWGARGLVGGAAGRPRGVPETLPDAYGALRYLAGRPEIDPNRIGILGFSWGGVVTMLTATEPYTRSFLPGGPKFAAHAAFYPVGWVYNTVPGYDFSALTGAPVLIQTGELDTYDDPDTCPKMVANLPEAARRCVTVKVYPGATHAFDRLEPPITVNDPFSHKGKGGEVQFVPNPDVSLQARQTTVQFFRWSFGMTK